From the Halomarina salina genome, the window AACCGTCGGCTGACGAACCGCCCGACGGTCTGGTTGCCGAGCAGCGCGTTGCGCACGAGGTCGTACTCCTGGACGAGCCCCTCGGTCTGGCGGTCCTCGGGGACGTACGCGATACCGGCCTGGATGCGCCGGCGGCGGCTCATCCCGGTGATGTCCTGCCCGTCGAACTGGACCGTCCCCGCCGAGACGGGGCGGACGCCCGTGACGGCCTCGACCAGTTCGGTCTGGCCGTTGCCCTGGACGCCCGCGATACCGAGAATCTCGCCCTCGTGGACCGTGAGGTCGACGTCGGTCACCTGCTCGCGGCCGCGGTCGCCCTGGACGTGGAGGCCGTCGACGTCGAGCATCGGGCGACCGGGCGTGCGCTCTCTGGGTCGGCGCTCGGTGAGCACCTCGCGGCCGACCATCATGCGGGCGAGTTCCTGCTCGCTCGTGTCGGCCGCGTCGACGGTCCCGATGGCCTCGCCGTCGCGGAGGACGGTCACGTCGTCGGCGACGGCCAGCGCCTCGTCGAGCTTGTGCGTGATGAAGATGAGCGAGCGACCCGCCGCGGTGAGTTCGTTCATCACGTCGAACAGCCGGTCGACCTCCTGGGGCGTGAGCACGGCCGTCGGTTCGTCGAAGACGAGGACCTCCGCGCCACGGTAGAGGCTCTTGACGATCTCGACGCGCTGGCGCGCGCCGAGGTCCAGGTCCCGGATCGGCGTGTCGAGGTACTGGTCGACGTCGAAGTCGTAGCGCTCACAGATGTCCACCACGTCGCCCCGGGCGGCCGACTCGTCGACCAGCCCGTTGTCGGTCGGCTCGTGGCCGAGGATGACGTTCTGGAGCACCGTCATCGGCTCGACGAGCTGGAAGTGCTGGTGGATCATCCCGACGCCAGCGTCCATCGCGTCGCGAGGCGAGTCGAACTCGCGAGGCTCGCCGTCGACGACGACCGTCCCGGCGTCCTTCTCGTAGAGGCCGTAGAGGACGCTCATCAGCGTCGTCTTGCCCGACCCGTTCTCCCCGAGCAGGGCGTGGACCGTGCCGCGGTCCAGCGTGAAGTCGACGCTGTCGTTCGCGACGACGTCACCGAAGCGCTTGGTGATGCCCTCCAGTCGGACGGCGGGCTGGGCGTTACGTCCCATACGTGAGCGGGTAGATGTCCATGAGAGAGGTTCGAGCGACGGCGGTCAGTTACAGCCCGAGGCGGTGCAGGGGACGCTGATGTCGCCGCTCGTGATGCCCTGCTTCGCCTCGTCGATGTTCTGCTGGACGACGTCGGGCAGCTGGCCCTCGTAGGCCTGCCCGATGACGAGGTCGACCGCCTCGTCCTCGAGGCCGACGGTGTTCTGGCCGGCGACGCTGCTGAAGTCGTCCTGCGCGACGGCGGCGGCGACCTCGCGGGTCCCCTCGTTGATGAACTTCACCGCCGACCCGAGGATGACGTCCTGGAAGTCCGGGAGCGTCTGTGACTGGTCGGCGTCGACGCCGATGGCGAGGCGGCCCTTCGACTGGGCCGCCTCGAACACGCCGCGACCCGCCGCCGCCGCAGCGTGGTAGACGATGTCGGCTCCGTCGTCGTACTGCGAGCTGGCGATGTCGGCCGCCGTGCTCGTGTCGGTGTAGTTGCCGATGTAACCGACGTTGACCTGGACATCGGAGTTGACCCACTCCGCGCCCGCGACGTACGCCCGCTCGAACGCGTTGATGAGCGACCCGTCGACGCCGCCGACGAAGCCGATCTGGGCGGTGTCGGGCCTGGTCGAGCCACCGCCCCCGGTCAGCTCCTCGGTGGTCATCGTCCCGCCGAGCACGCCCGCGAGGAACGACATCTGGTGGTTCGCCCAGGTGTAGCCCGCGACGTTGGGCTGGTCGACGTAGTCGTTGATGAGCATCCAGTTCTGGTCGGGGTAGTCGACGGCGTTCTGCGACAGCGCCTCCGTGTGGTTGTACGACACCAGCACGATGAGGTCGTAGTCACCGCTCTGGGCGAGGTTGGCCTGCGTCGACTGGTACTGCGCCTGCTCGGTCTCCTCGACCTGGTTGATCTCGATGTTGTACTCCTCGCTCGCGGTCTGGAGACCCTGCAACGCCAGGTCGTTGAACGCGTTGTCGTCGAACCCGGCCGGACTGGAGACGATGGCGACGTTCGTCGGCTCGCCGCTTCCACCGCCGCCACCGTCGCTACTGGTCTCGTTGCCGCCGCTTCCGTTACCGCCGCCGTCGCTGCCGTTCCCGTCACTGCCGTCGTCGCCACCGTCGCCGTCGCCACCACCGCCGCCGAGACAGCCGGCGAGCGCAGTGGTTCCAGCGAGGACGGCCCCGGAAGCGAGCACGGACCGTCGGCTGATCGACTGCTGTGTGCTACCGGTGCTAGAATCGCTAGATTCCTCAGAGGGTCTTTCCATGATACTGAACGTCGTTAACTCACCTGCGCATAAATATTTGTATGCTTACTGAACTTTTCCTCGTACTGTCTTCCGTTGTATTTATTTTCCGCCAGTTAGTTACCACTACGGACAGGTCGGTCGGGGCGGCCGTTCACGGGTACTGAATCGGACAGTCCACGCACGACCGTCCGAACCGTCGTCGAGTTCCGTCCCACCGGCGAGAGCGGGAGGAGAGGAGTACGGTCCGACGAGTAGCGTCCGACTCGTTCGGAGACTGCCGGCGTCGGGCTCGGTCGAGGCACCCGGCGTCGCGGGCCTGACTACTGGGTGACGTTCGCGGCGAACTTCTCGCGGACCTTCCGGATCTTCGGGTCGGCGTTGAACTGGCAGTAGCCGTCGCCGGGATTCTTCTCGTAGTAGTCCTGGTGGTACTCCTCGGCCTCGTAGAACGTCTCCAGCGGTTCGACCTCGGTGACGATGTCGTCGTCGTAGGCGTTCTCCGACTCCAGTCCCGCGATGTACTCCTCGGCGAGTTCGCGCTGCTCGTCGTCGTGGTAGAGGACGATGGAGCGGTACTGGCTCCCGACGTCCGGCCCCTGCCGGTTCAGCGTCGTCGGGTCGTGGACCGTGAAGAAGATCGCGAGGATCTCCGGGTAGTCGACGACTGCGGGGTCGTACTCGATCTGGACGACCTCGGCGTGGCCCGTCTCCTCCCGACAGACCGCCTCGTAGGTGGGGTCCTCGACGTGGCCGCCCGCGTACCCCGAGGTGACCTCGTGGACGCCGTCGACTTCCTTGTACACCGCCTCGGTACACCAGAAACAGCCACCGCCGACGGTGGCGAGTCGCGTCTCGCTCATACCCGCGGTAGGGCGGCCCGACGGTTAACTCCCGCGCGTCCGTGAGTGGTCGCCGGCACGTTCGCGGGCGTTCGCCGAGGCCGAACGGTCGACCGCACCCGGTCAGGTCTCGGCCAGCGAGTCCAGGTCGAGCCCGAACGAGAGACCGCTCCCCTCGACCGACCGCGTACACGGCACCGTCTCGCCTTCGAGGTCCTCGACGTCGTCGAGCGCGAGGTCGTACGCGTCGAGCAGCGTCTTCAGTCGGCAGTTCATCCCCCAGACGGGCGGTATCGTCAGCGCCTCCTCGAACCGGTCGCCACTCGGGAGTCCCAGCACCACGGTCACCATCGGGTCGTCGACGCGGACCGCGACGACGGGGAGGTCGTCGAGGCTACCCTGCGTCGCGGCCAGCGAGTCCGCGACGTCGTCGATGTCGGTCATACGAGCGCGTTCGACCGACGCGGCATAAGCTCACCCGTCGGCGAGGCATCCGGTCGACCCGTCCAGGCGCGCAACTCGGCGGACCGTCGAACCCGTTAGGCGTCGAATCCCTCGCGTCTTCGGAGCGCCGACCTGAACGAGCGGGACGGCTCGGTTCGCGTGGTTCCTGCGAGACCAGCTGGTTCACCTGGTTCGGGGCGACAGGACGGTTCGGCTGGTTCACTCGGTTCGGACACACCAGACGTACAAGACAGTTTTGACGGTTTTGACGTGTTTGACAGTTCGTTCAGTTTTGCCACCAGAGACGGACGAACCGGAAAACCCCGATTGTACCGCCAGTCTCAGCCCCACCGCGCGCCGAGACCAGCACACGACGTTTCCGGTGAAAATGCCATCCACAGCTCTGTAGCCGCGATATTGTACCTATGACATTCACGGAACTTGTGACGTCCGATGTGTCTCGCCCGATTCGAGTAGTTCAGACAGTTTGTACGTCAAAACCAGTTCGCCCATCACGTACGCGTCTGACGTAACGTTAAGCCGACTCGTCCAAACCGGTTCGTATGGCCGGTCCAGCGAAGCTATCATTTTCGAATCAGAAGGGTGGCGTGGGCAAGACCACCGTCGGCATCAACGTCGCCGGCGCGCTCAACGCACGCGGGCGCGACGTGCTGTTCGTGGACCTCGACCCGCAGGGCAACGCGACGGAGGGCCTGGGCTTCCGCGAGGCGTACGACGAGGACCCACCCAGCCTGTTCGACGTGCTCACCGACCCCGAGCATCGTGACTCGTTCCCCGACCTGGTCCGCGACCACCCCGAGATGGACGTGGTCCCCTCGAACATCGACATGACCGCGGCCGAACCCGAGCTGACGCTCTCGCGGCGCGGCGGCGAGCAGTTGGCACTCGCGCTGGAGACCGTCGAGGACGACTACGACTACGTACTGGTCGACTGTCCGCCACACCTCGGCTACCTCACCGACAACGGTCTGCACGCGACGCGGAACGTCCTCATCCCGGCGCTCGCCGAGTCGACCAGCAAGCGCGCGCTCGAACTGCTGTTCGACCACGTCGAGTCGCTGGAACTCGACTACGACATCACCATCGCCGAGCGCGGCGTCGTCGCCAACCGCGTCGAGTCGACCAACGAGGGCCGGACGATGCTCGACTGGTTCGACGAGGCGTTCCCCGACATCCCCGTCTGGGAGGTCCGCAAGCGCGTCGCACTCCAGCGCGCGTTCTCAGAGGGCGTCTCGCTGTTCGAGTACGACCCCGAGGTCGACATGACCGAGACGTTCCTCGCCATCGCCGCGAACCTCGACGAGCAGTTCGGGTTCGACGACGCCCCCGCGGAAGCGACGGAGACCGCGGAGGTGCGCCGATGAGCGACGACCGCGCGAGTCGCCTACGCTCGCGACGCGGGAAGGCCCGGGAGCGCGCCGAAGCACAGCAGTCCGAGGCCGAGGAACGCGAACGGGAGTCGGGGGGCGAGTCAGTCGACGAGTCGGCGAGTGCCACGGAACCGGCCGACGCAGGCGCGACCGATGCAGCGACAGACGAGACCACCGAGACATCCGGCGACGAGCGCGACGCGAGGGATGCGAACGAAGACGAAGACGCCGGGGACGGCAGCGTCAAGGAGGAACGCGTCGGGACCTACATGTACCTCCCCGAGTCCCAGAAGCGCGAACTCCAGCGGGTCTACGGGACCCTGAAGGTCCAGTACGAGTACGAGTACGACGAGGAGTTCGAGAAGAACCGCCACTTCTTCCCCGCGGTCGTCCGCCACGGCCTGGAGACGCTCGACGGGATGGACGCCGCCGACGTGCGCGCGGTCGTCGACGACCTCGACTGACCCGGTTCCGACCGGCGACCCCCATCGAACGCCACAGTCGTGAACGGCTATCGACTGTCACCGACGGTTGACGACGGTCACCGATCCGTCGATTCGAATCGGCGGTACACACCACGTTTCCGGTGAAATCGGGAGATTGTCTCCAATGACAAAGAGTCTCTACTTCGAGTATAAGATGCCTACTCGGTGTCCATCAGCACGCTCTGGATGACCTCGGGGTCCTCGAGGAGTCGGTGTTCCGTGTAGCTCCCTTCGGCGGACCCGCCGCTGTGGCGGGACTGCTCGATGACGTCGAGGAAGGCGTGTTCCTTGAGCAGGTCGCGGACCCGGCGCAGCGACAGCGACTCCGACCCTTCCTGGCGGCAGACCTGCTCGTACAGCTCGTAGATGCGCGTCGTGCGGAACGCCTCGTCGTCGCCCTCGTTGAGCGAGAGCAGCGTCAGCGCCTGGAGCACGTACCGGGCGTGAGGCGTCGACCCGCGGATGAGTTCGCGGAAGCGGTCGGTCTCGGCGCGCTGGCGCGCCTGGACGACGAAGTCCTCCTGGACGACCTCCGCGCCGGTCGACTGCGCGATCTCGCCCGCGTACCGGAGGATGTCGATGGCCTTGCGGGCGTCTCCGTGCTCGCGGGCGGCGAGCGCCGCGGCCCGCGGGATGACCGAGTCGGCCAGGACCCCGTCCCGAAAGGCGTCCGACCGCGCGTCCATGATGTCGCCCAGCTGGGCGGCGTCGTACGGCGGGAAGACGAACTCGCGCTCGCAGAGGCTCGACTTGACGCGCTCGTCCATCCGGTCTTTGTACTTGATCTTGTTCGAGATGCCGATGA encodes:
- a CDS encoding ABC transporter ATP-binding protein, whose amino-acid sequence is MGRNAQPAVRLEGITKRFGDVVANDSVDFTLDRGTVHALLGENGSGKTTLMSVLYGLYEKDAGTVVVDGEPREFDSPRDAMDAGVGMIHQHFQLVEPMTVLQNVILGHEPTDNGLVDESAARGDVVDICERYDFDVDQYLDTPIRDLDLGARQRVEIVKSLYRGAEVLVFDEPTAVLTPQEVDRLFDVMNELTAAGRSLIFITHKLDEALAVADDVTVLRDGEAIGTVDAADTSEQELARMMVGREVLTERRPRERTPGRPMLDVDGLHVQGDRGREQVTDVDLTVHEGEILGIAGVQGNGQTELVEAVTGVRPVSAGTVQFDGQDITGMSRRRRIQAGIAYVPEDRQTEGLVQEYDLVRNALLGNQTVGRFVSRRFVDWPAVRDHAEEIVDEYDVQPGNTDARARSLSGGNQQKFIVGREIEHDPDVMVAAHPTRGVDIGSIEFIHDRLVDLREEGLAILFVSSKLEEIRALSDRIAVMYEGEFIDVVDPDEVSDEELGLLMAGRTLDSTGATDTDADTRPTDERPEDEGVRS
- a CDS encoding BMP family lipoprotein, producing MLASGAVLAGTTALAGCLGGGGGDGDGGDDGSDGNGSDGGGNGSGGNETSSDGGGGGSGEPTNVAIVSSPAGFDDNAFNDLALQGLQTASEEYNIEINQVEETEQAQYQSTQANLAQSGDYDLIVLVSYNHTEALSQNAVDYPDQNWMLINDYVDQPNVAGYTWANHQMSFLAGVLGGTMTTEELTGGGGSTRPDTAQIGFVGGVDGSLINAFERAYVAGAEWVNSDVQVNVGYIGNYTDTSTAADIASSQYDDGADIVYHAAAAAGRGVFEAAQSKGRLAIGVDADQSQTLPDFQDVILGSAVKFINEGTREVAAAVAQDDFSSVAGQNTVGLEDEAVDLVIGQAYEGQLPDVVQQNIDEAKQGITSGDISVPCTASGCN
- the msrA gene encoding peptide-methionine (S)-S-oxide reductase MsrA; this translates as MSETRLATVGGGCFWCTEAVYKEVDGVHEVTSGYAGGHVEDPTYEAVCREETGHAEVVQIEYDPAVVDYPEILAIFFTVHDPTTLNRQGPDVGSQYRSIVLYHDDEQRELAEEYIAGLESENAYDDDIVTEVEPLETFYEAEEYHQDYYEKNPGDGYCQFNADPKIRKVREKFAANVTQ
- a CDS encoding ParA family protein; the encoded protein is MAGPAKLSFSNQKGGVGKTTVGINVAGALNARGRDVLFVDLDPQGNATEGLGFREAYDEDPPSLFDVLTDPEHRDSFPDLVRDHPEMDVVPSNIDMTAAEPELTLSRRGGEQLALALETVEDDYDYVLVDCPPHLGYLTDNGLHATRNVLIPALAESTSKRALELLFDHVESLELDYDITIAERGVVANRVESTNEGRTMLDWFDEAFPDIPVWEVRKRVALQRAFSEGVSLFEYDPEVDMTETFLAIAANLDEQFGFDDAPAEATETAEVRR
- a CDS encoding Cdc6/Cdc18 family protein, which encodes MSDADDLFIREDPVFVNKELLEINHLPDEGRIVGRDEEISQLANAVNPAIFGQSPSNVLIYGKTGTGKSLCAKYVSGRLIDTAEEEGVTTDFAYVDCAQDSTETQAVQTIASALNRPDETGINIPDKGIATATYYKRLWAILDECYDVVLVILDEIDKLDNDDILMQLSRAGEAGKLTNCKVGVIGISNKIKYKDRMDERVKSSLCEREFVFPPYDAAQLGDIMDARSDAFRDGVLADSVIPRAAALAAREHGDARKAIDILRYAGEIAQSTGAEVVQEDFVVQARQRAETDRFRELIRGSTPHARYVLQALTLLSLNEGDDEAFRTTRIYELYEQVCRQEGSESLSLRRVRDLLKEHAFLDVIEQSRHSGGSAEGSYTEHRLLEDPEVIQSVLMDTE